In the genome of Halapricum salinum, one region contains:
- the glmM gene encoding phosphoglucosamine mutase translates to MFGTSGIRGPVGEDVTADLALRVGRALGVETDRVVIGRDPRESGHHLRDALSAALRESGTDVIDLGMAATPTVARAVAWKDADAGVSVTASHNPAPDNGIKLWQPSGQAFDDPMQDRLVERIESGETDLQPWDRLGTETTVDARTRHVEALAAAVEIEDPPEVVVDLGNGAGGVSVDAFQTLGCAVETLNAQPDGSFPGRPSEPTAENCESLSELVGAGDAELGIAHDGDADRMRAATGEGEFISGDVLLAILARDAAEPGQRIAAPVDTSLAVDDYLAEIDVEVTRTRVGDVYVAERVTDPDVAFGGEPSGAWIWPDATLCPDGPLAAVKLAALAGERSLADRVADVETYPIQRDSIEVADKAAVMERITDAVTDEYDDVTTLDGVRVGLEDGWFLLRASGTQPLVRVTAEARDADRAETLFETARSIVDRVRRR, encoded by the coding sequence ATGTTCGGAACCAGCGGTATCCGCGGGCCGGTCGGCGAGGACGTGACAGCCGACCTCGCGCTCCGGGTCGGCCGCGCTCTCGGCGTCGAGACCGACCGAGTCGTCATCGGCCGGGACCCCCGCGAGAGCGGACACCACCTCCGGGACGCCCTCTCGGCCGCCCTGCGAGAGTCAGGAACGGACGTGATCGACCTGGGGATGGCCGCGACGCCGACGGTCGCCCGCGCTGTCGCCTGGAAGGACGCCGACGCCGGCGTCTCGGTCACGGCGAGTCACAACCCTGCGCCCGACAACGGGATCAAGCTCTGGCAACCGTCCGGGCAGGCCTTCGACGACCCCATGCAAGACCGCCTGGTCGAGCGTATCGAATCGGGCGAGACCGACCTGCAGCCGTGGGATCGACTCGGAACCGAGACGACTGTCGACGCGCGAACGCGCCACGTCGAGGCCCTCGCCGCGGCGGTCGAGATCGAGGACCCGCCCGAAGTCGTCGTCGACCTCGGCAACGGCGCGGGCGGCGTCAGCGTCGACGCTTTCCAAACACTGGGCTGCGCAGTCGAGACGCTGAACGCCCAGCCCGACGGGTCGTTCCCGGGACGGCCGAGCGAACCCACGGCCGAGAACTGTGAGTCGCTGTCGGAACTCGTCGGTGCTGGCGACGCCGAGTTGGGGATCGCTCACGACGGCGACGCCGACCGGATGCGTGCGGCCACGGGCGAAGGCGAGTTCATCTCGGGGGACGTTCTGCTGGCGATCCTCGCGCGGGACGCCGCAGAACCGGGCCAGCGGATCGCCGCGCCCGTCGACACGAGCCTCGCGGTCGACGACTATCTCGCCGAGATCGACGTCGAGGTGACGCGAACGCGGGTGGGCGACGTCTACGTCGCCGAGCGAGTGACCGATCCCGACGTGGCCTTCGGGGGCGAACCCTCGGGCGCGTGGATCTGGCCCGACGCGACGCTGTGTCCCGACGGCCCGCTCGCCGCGGTAAAACTCGCCGCGCTGGCGGGCGAGCGCTCGCTCGCCGATCGCGTGGCCGACGTCGAGACCTATCCGATCCAGCGCGACAGCATCGAGGTCGCGGACAAAGCGGCCGTCATGGAGCGGATCACCGACGCCGTGACCGACGAGTACGACGACGTGACGACGCTCGATGGAGTCCGAGTCGGTCTCGAAGACGGCTGGTTCCTGCTGCGGGCCAGCGGGACACAGCCGCTGGTGCGCGTGACCGCAGAAGCGCGCGACGCCGATCGCGCCGAGACACTATTCGAGACTGCGCGGTCGATCGTCGATCGGGTACGCCGAAGGTAA
- a CDS encoding ABC transporter ATP-binding protein — translation MSGSSNSEAAVTLEDVRKTYQVGEPVHALDGVSLEIPRGSYTAVMGPSGSGKSTLMNLIGCLDTPTEGSVVVNDQDVTTIGDRKRTKIRGEEIGFVFQTFNLMPRLNARENVALPMVFRGVDRTERREHAADVLDSVGLGDRLGHLPNELSGGQRQRVAIARALVNDPAILLADEPTGNLDTETGAQIMGLFEDLYNRGNTILMVTHERDIAEHAERIIHLLDGEIEEIEELSGVGV, via the coding sequence ATGAGTGGGTCATCGAATAGTGAAGCGGCCGTCACACTCGAAGACGTCCGCAAGACGTACCAGGTGGGTGAGCCGGTCCACGCCCTGGACGGCGTCTCCCTGGAGATTCCCCGCGGCTCCTACACGGCGGTGATGGGCCCGAGCGGCTCGGGCAAATCGACGCTGATGAACCTCATCGGGTGTCTGGACACCCCTACGGAGGGGTCGGTCGTCGTGAACGACCAGGACGTGACGACGATCGGGGATCGAAAACGGACGAAGATACGCGGCGAGGAAATCGGCTTCGTCTTCCAGACGTTCAACCTCATGCCGCGGCTGAACGCCCGCGAGAACGTCGCCCTTCCGATGGTGTTTCGCGGTGTCGACCGAACTGAGCGCCGCGAGCACGCAGCGGACGTCCTCGACTCCGTCGGACTGGGCGACCGACTGGGTCACCTACCGAACGAACTCTCGGGCGGGCAGCGCCAGCGGGTCGCCATCGCTCGCGCGCTGGTGAACGACCCCGCCATCCTGCTGGCCGACGAGCCGACCGGCAACCTCGACACCGAGACGGGCGCGCAGATCATGGGGCTGTTCGAGGATCTCTACAACCGCGGGAACACGATCCTGATGGTGACCCACGAGCGCGACATCGCCGAACACGCCGAGCGGATCATCCACCTGCTCGACGGTGAGATCGAGGAGATCGAGGAGCTGTCGGGGGTGGGCGTATGA
- a CDS encoding ABC transporter permease, whose amino-acid sequence MNPIESLRIAWRSIKGHKLRSTLTTLGVIIGIAAVITFVTLGAGLQEGIIGDISPDDQRNVYVWSAPPENANQGPLSGAQPVFTQQDAAAISNLSGVEDAYVYSPVPAQGVTYAGQTLPRQDGIIATGPGYLDESDLRDGRQFQRGAREVVVNPAMASLFDSNVTLGSNLTITVVGGQQVTATVVGITTDSESYSPFEGFGASPRLYLPADPYYERIAQGATERARYISLVAEAPTKNADDIERVKSVTNEYLSSDRSDASGPAEQGGLTFFLKTSTELLGQLESVLSLLQNFIVGIAAISLLVGAIGIANIMLVSVTERTREIGIMKAVGAQRRDVLGLFIVEAVILGLLGAILGTLLGLGAGYAGAQFIGIPWVFPSTYAAIAIVVGILVGVLAGLYPAWNASRTDPIDALRYE is encoded by the coding sequence ATGAACCCCATCGAGAGCCTGCGGATCGCCTGGCGCTCGATCAAGGGCCACAAACTCCGGTCGACGCTGACGACCCTCGGGGTGATCATCGGCATCGCCGCGGTGATCACGTTCGTCACGCTCGGGGCGGGCCTGCAGGAGGGGATCATCGGCGACATCAGCCCGGACGACCAGCGCAACGTCTACGTCTGGTCTGCCCCACCGGAAAACGCCAATCAGGGGCCGCTATCGGGCGCTCAGCCGGTGTTCACACAGCAGGACGCGGCGGCAATCTCGAATCTCTCGGGCGTCGAGGACGCCTACGTCTACTCGCCAGTTCCGGCTCAGGGGGTGACATACGCGGGACAGACCTTGCCCAGACAGGACGGGATCATCGCGACTGGACCGGGGTATCTCGACGAGAGCGATCTCCGGGACGGGAGACAGTTCCAGAGAGGCGCCCGTGAGGTCGTCGTCAATCCCGCGATGGCGAGCCTGTTCGACTCGAACGTCACTCTCGGCTCGAACCTGACCATCACCGTCGTCGGCGGCCAGCAGGTGACCGCGACCGTCGTCGGCATCACCACTGACTCGGAGAGTTACAGTCCCTTCGAAGGCTTCGGGGCGTCACCCCGGCTCTATCTCCCGGCCGATCCCTACTACGAGCGCATCGCTCAGGGAGCGACCGAGCGCGCCCGGTACATCTCGCTGGTCGCCGAAGCCCCGACGAAGAACGCTGACGACATCGAGCGGGTCAAGAGCGTCACGAACGAGTACCTGAGCAGTGACCGCTCGGACGCGAGCGGGCCGGCCGAACAGGGCGGACTCACGTTCTTCCTCAAGACCAGTACCGAACTCCTGGGTCAACTGGAAAGCGTGCTCAGCCTCCTGCAGAACTTCATCGTCGGGATCGCGGCAATCTCGCTGCTCGTCGGTGCGATCGGCATCGCCAACATCATGCTCGTCTCCGTGACCGAACGCACTCGCGAGATCGGGATCATGAAAGCCGTCGGCGCCCAGCGCCGCGACGTCCTCGGGCTGTTCATCGTCGAGGCGGTCATCCTCGGATTATTGGGGGCGATCCTCGGGACGCTGCTCGGGTTAGGCGCGGGCTACGCTGGCGCGCAGTTCATCGGCATCCCCTGGGTGTTCCCCTCGACGTACGCCGCGATCGCGATCGTCGTCGGTATTCTCGTGGGCGTGCTCGCCGGACTGTATCCGGCCTGGAATGCCTCGCGAACGGACCCGATCGACGCGCTGCGCTACGAGTAA
- a CDS encoding DUF7563 family protein, with protein sequence MPECQNCGSFVTAAYARVFTPNGLENPRVCPQCEDKIRDGADVREARSTRRG encoded by the coding sequence ATGCCGGAATGCCAGAACTGTGGCTCATTTGTAACGGCAGCCTACGCGCGTGTTTTTACACCGAATGGGCTCGAAAACCCCCGAGTGTGTCCGCAGTGTGAAGACAAGATCCGTGACGGTGCAGACGTCCGCGAGGCCCGGTCGACCCGACGCGGATAG